A genomic stretch from Malus domestica chromosome 15, GDT2T_hap1 includes:
- the LOC103455887 gene encoding uncharacterized protein: protein MLSPFSCGFFHSEDVQDEPINVSSPCSTPRRSKRSSKDSKNPYSSRGLDKFSALLADLEEKRQKIYAQTPPQDISFVRFVFKDSKEDAPPIPIVIKLKDNKKEDHKEKTKTQLVKEKHATRNSGSLDKFTVEPSTPTKEVAAQQPPKNDKRVRSSLNLKGMNLGMWRRPSYYLPVVVVFILVLLAVFGRSFAILCTSIGWYALPTLKESNSETKRASKKKDHGRRLSDNNNNNTNNNHGSLSSPKSNNTAADSTPRSQQHGHRKSW, encoded by the coding sequence atgtTAAGCCCTTTCAGCTGCGGATTCTTCCACTCGGAAGACGTTCAAGATGAACCCATAAACGTTTCGAGTCCTTGCTCCACgccgagaagatcaaagagAAGCAGCAAGGACAGCAAGAACCCCTATTCGAGTCGGGGTCTCGACAAGTTCTCTGCGCTCTTAGCCGATCTCGAAGAGAAGCGGCAGAAGATTTACGCGCAAACGCCTCCGCAAGACATATCCTTCGTCCGCTTCGTGTTCAAGGACTCGAAGGAGGACGCCCCTCCTATCCCGATCGTGATCAAGTTGAAGGACAACAAGAAAGAAGACCACAAAGAGAAAACCAAAACTCAGCTGGTGAAAGAAAAGCATGCAACGCGTAATTCGGGAAGTTTGGATAAGTTTACCGTTGAGCCCTCCACGCCCACAAAAGAAGTAGCAGCTCAGCAACCACCAAAGAATGATAAGAGGGTGCGTTCGTCATTGAACTTAAAGGGAATGAACTTGGGCATGTGGAGAAGGCCCTCTTACTATTTGCCGGTGGTTGTGGTGTTCATTTTGGTGCTGCTGGCAGTGTTCGGGCGGTCGTTTGCAATTCTGTGCACGTCTATCGGCTGGTACGCATTGCCGACGTTGAAAGAAAGCAATTCCGAGACAAAAAGagcatcaaagaagaaagaccATGGTAGAAGATTGAgtgacaataataataataatactaataataatcATGGATCATTGTCTTCTCCAAAGAGTAACAACACGGCGGCCGACAGTACGCCCCGATCGCAACAACACGGTCACCGGAAAAGTTGGTGA
- the LOC103455886 gene encoding GPN-loop GTPase QQT1-like, with translation MVFGQVVIGPPGSGKTTYCNGMSQFLQLIGRKVAVVNLDPANDALPYECAVNIEDLVKLSDVMVEHSLGPNGGLVYCMDYLEKNFDWLEAKLKPLMKDHYILFDLPGQVELFFLHSNAKNVIMKLVKKLNLRLTAVHLVDAHLCSDPGKYVSALILSLSTMLHMELPHINVLSKIDLIESYGKLAFNLDFFTDVEDLSYLQYKIDQDPRSAKYRKLTKELCEVVEDYSLVNFATLDIQDKESVGNLVKLIDKSNGYIFAGIDASAVEFSKIAVGPVDWDYYRVAAVQEKYMKDDETFDDDNEQLRD, from the exons ATGGTTTTTGGGCAAGTGGTGATCGGCCCGCCCGGGTCAGGGAAGACCACTTACTGCAACGGTATGTCTCAGTTCCTCCAGCTCATCGGAAG GAAAGTTGCAGTTGTGAATTTGGATCCTGCCAACGATGCATTGCC GTATGAATGTGCTGTGAACATTGAGGATCTTGTAAAACTCAGTGATGTGATGGTGGAGCACTCTCTTGGTCCCAATGGAG GTCTTGTGTATTGCATGGATTATCTAGAGAAGAATTTTGACTGGTTGGAGGCGAAGTTGAAACCTCTTATGAAAG ATCATTATATTCTCTTTGATCTCCCCGGCCAAGTGGAACTATTCTTTCTTCACTCGAACGCCAAGAATGTCATCATGAAGCTTGTAAAGAAGTTAAACCTCAGG TTGACCGCTGTGCATTTGGTTGATGCCCATCTTTGCAGTGATCCTGGAAAGTATGTTAGTGCATTGATTCTCTCTTTATCAACCATGCTTCATATGGAACTCCCTCACATAAATGTCTTGTCTAAGATTGATCTAATAGAGAGTTATGGAAAGCTAG CTTTCAACCTTGATTTCTTCACAGATGTAGAGGATTTATCTTATCTTCAGTACAAGATTGATCAGGATCCTCGTTCGGCTAAGTACAG AAAGCTTACTAAGGAGCTTTGTGAAGTAGTTGAAGATTACAGTCTTGTCAATTTTGCAACCTTAGATATCCAG GATAAAGAGAGTGTAGGGAATCTAGTTAAACTGATAGACAAGAGCAATGGGTACATTTTTGCTGGTATAGACGCGAGTGCCGTAGAATTCAGCAAGATTGCAGTCGGTCCTGTTGATTGGGATTATTACAG AGTTGCAGCAGTGCAAGAGAAGTACATGAAGGATGACGAAACTTTTGACGACGACAATGAACAGCTGAGAGACTGA